The following are from one region of the Verrucomicrobiota bacterium genome:
- a CDS encoding amidohydrolase/deacetylase family metallohydrolase: protein MLSCGLLTASPAGRNGAAIQSRPGPPPYDLLLKGGHVIDPANKVDARMDLAIASGKIARVAKSISAAESKKVVDVAGYFVTPGLIDIHAHVFAGGPDLCVVPDVYALPNGVTTVVDAGSSGWKTFPEFKEKVIDRSTNRVLAFLNIVGAGMMGKIEQDESEMDPAAAVAMIKRFPDLIVGVKTAHFLKPGWTAVDRAVEAGKLSQTPVMVDFREVPGRSYEDLLLKHMRPGDIHTHMYAEHIPLLDENGKVQDFARQARRRGVLFDVGHGNSSFWFRVAVPALKQGFVPDSISTDYHKRSALLPDAGMLTTMSKFLNLGMPLPEIVMRSTINPARQIRRTELGTLSGGAAADVAVLKIENGEFGFVDSGHAKMTGHRRLQCVLTLFSGKVAWDPNGLSWPDWRRAGKYKVIN from the coding sequence ATGCTGTCCTGCGGCCTTTTGACCGCGAGTCCTGCCGGACGCAATGGCGCCGCAATCCAATCTCGTCCCGGACCGCCTCCTTACGATCTCTTGCTCAAGGGCGGCCATGTGATTGATCCCGCCAACAAGGTGGACGCGCGAATGGACTTGGCGATCGCTTCTGGCAAGATCGCTCGCGTCGCCAAATCTATTTCGGCTGCGGAGTCGAAGAAGGTTGTGGACGTCGCGGGCTATTTCGTCACGCCCGGCTTGATCGATATTCACGCTCACGTGTTCGCCGGCGGTCCGGACCTCTGCGTTGTCCCGGATGTGTATGCCTTGCCCAATGGCGTGACCACGGTCGTGGATGCCGGGAGTTCGGGTTGGAAAACGTTCCCTGAATTCAAAGAGAAGGTCATCGACCGGTCCACGAACCGCGTGCTCGCGTTTTTGAACATCGTCGGCGCAGGCATGATGGGCAAAATCGAGCAGGATGAAAGCGAAATGGACCCCGCGGCCGCCGTCGCGATGATCAAACGATTCCCCGATTTGATCGTGGGCGTGAAAACCGCTCACTTCCTGAAGCCTGGCTGGACGGCGGTAGATCGCGCGGTCGAAGCGGGCAAGTTGAGCCAGACGCCGGTCATGGTCGATTTCCGCGAAGTGCCGGGCCGGAGCTATGAAGATCTGCTCTTAAAACACATGCGGCCCGGCGATATTCACACGCACATGTACGCGGAGCATATCCCGCTGCTCGACGAAAACGGAAAGGTTCAAGACTTTGCCCGGCAAGCGCGACGCCGTGGCGTCCTTTTTGACGTGGGGCATGGGAACAGCAGCTTTTGGTTTCGCGTCGCCGTGCCCGCGCTCAAGCAAGGATTTGTCCCGGACTCGATCAGCACGGATTACCACAAACGCAGCGCGCTCCTCCCCGATGCCGGCATGCTCACGACCATGTCCAAGTTTCTGAATCTGGGAATGCCGCTCCCGGAAATCGTCATGCGCTCCACGATCAATCCTGCGCGGCAAATTCGCCGGACCGAGTTGGGAACACTGAGCGGCGGCGCGGCGGCGGACGTGGCGGTCTTGAAGATCGAGAACGGCGAATTCGGCTTCGTCGATTCCGGCCACGCGAAGATGACGGGCCATCGAAGACTGCAATGCGTCCTGACGCTGTTCAGCGGAAAGGTCGCATGGGATCCCAACGGATTAAGCTGGCCGGACTGGCGCCGCGCGGGAAAATACAAAGTCATAAACTGA
- a CDS encoding selenocysteine synthase, translating to MSNLSSHWTRRQFVNTAGLASWMAGMFSVRNSWAAQTAYTPMKAAKAGKNIYEQLGVRPLINAAGTFTTLSASLMPREVVQAMEEAARAHVSIPELQQAVSKRISDLLGCEAALVTAGAAAALTLGTAACVAGKDQDKIRRLPDTAGMKNEVIIQKSHRFAYDHAVRAVGIQLIEVETRPQLESAINPKTAMMLFLNNAENKGQVRRKEFVEIGKKAGVPTFNDAAADVPPPARLSEYVRLGFDLVTFSGGKGLRGPQCSGLLLGRRDLIEAAFLNGSPHSDTIGRAAKVGKEEIVGLLTALESYLKRDHKAEWREWEMRVRHIANVLKNLRGVKTEAFVPEIANESPHLRITWDKQVISEKGSDILKRLRESEPRIEVRPSAGDPPMIELSVWMLQPGEHRIVAKRLREVLEIARSPRPL from the coding sequence ATGAGCAACCTATCTTCGCATTGGACCCGACGGCAGTTTGTCAATACGGCGGGTTTGGCTTCCTGGATGGCCGGGATGTTTTCGGTTCGCAATTCCTGGGCGGCGCAGACAGCTTACACGCCGATGAAGGCCGCCAAAGCCGGCAAGAACATTTACGAACAACTCGGCGTTCGTCCGTTGATCAATGCGGCGGGAACCTTCACGACGCTCAGCGCGTCGCTCATGCCACGCGAAGTGGTCCAGGCTATGGAAGAGGCGGCGCGAGCCCACGTGTCCATTCCTGAGCTTCAGCAAGCAGTGAGCAAGCGCATCTCGGATCTGCTCGGTTGCGAGGCGGCGTTGGTCACTGCGGGCGCGGCGGCGGCGCTCACACTTGGAACGGCGGCGTGCGTCGCCGGCAAAGATCAGGACAAAATCCGACGGCTCCCAGACACCGCCGGAATGAAGAACGAGGTGATCATTCAAAAATCCCACCGATTCGCCTATGACCACGCCGTGCGCGCCGTCGGCATACAGCTCATCGAGGTCGAGACGCGCCCGCAACTCGAGTCCGCGATCAATCCGAAGACCGCAATGATGCTTTTCCTCAACAACGCCGAGAACAAAGGCCAGGTGCGGCGCAAGGAGTTTGTCGAGATTGGCAAAAAGGCGGGTGTCCCGACGTTCAATGACGCGGCCGCAGACGTTCCGCCGCCGGCGCGCTTGTCCGAATACGTCCGCCTGGGATTCGATCTGGTGACGTTCAGCGGCGGCAAAGGCTTGCGCGGGCCGCAATGTTCCGGCTTGCTGCTCGGCCGCCGCGATCTGATTGAAGCGGCCTTCTTGAATGGCTCCCCGCATTCCGACACCATCGGACGCGCGGCCAAGGTCGGCAAAGAAGAAATCGTGGGGCTGCTCACGGCCCTGGAGTCGTATCTGAAGCGCGACCACAAAGCCGAATGGCGCGAATGGGAAATGCGCGTCCGGCACATTGCCAATGTCTTGAAGAATCTGCGCGGCGTGAAGACGGAGGCGTTCGTGCCGGAGATCGCCAACGAATCACCCCACCTTCGGATCACATGGGACAAGCAAGTGATTTCCGAAAAAGGCTCGGACATCTTGAAACGGCTGCGCGAGAGCGAGCCAAGGATCGAAGTGCGCCCCTCGGCCGGCGACCCGCCCATGATCGAGTTGAGCGTCTGGATGCTGCAGCCCGGTGAGCACCGCATCGTGGCGAAACGCTTGCGGGAGGTTCTGGAAATCGCGCGGTCTCCGCGACCGCTTTGA
- a CDS encoding serine/threonine protein kinase, whose product MQSDSPNNMDAKGWEKPTQFGPYYLQELIASGGMADIWLATDQKGQTYSLRRLRNSSLFNFTEKKRFLRGCQVLAQIHHHECVIGYVGHGKINGSHYLLMEYVEASNLKQLFARDDPILAENVANILIDSALALEHVQDCGFMHLDFKPENVLVTRNASVRLVDFDLAQPKPDKPRKSANNPGTPAYMAPEQLLRQPFDHRVDIFAYGVSAYELLTGRKPFLGETPDEILRKQLDRSLDFASPRELNADIPAALEKTILKCLERDPDKRYPFMSVLVRDVQAALYL is encoded by the coding sequence ATGCAATCGGATTCACCGAACAACATGGACGCCAAAGGTTGGGAGAAACCAACCCAGTTCGGGCCATACTATCTCCAAGAGTTGATCGCCAGCGGCGGCATGGCGGACATCTGGCTGGCGACGGACCAAAAGGGGCAAACCTACTCGCTCCGGCGCCTCCGGAATTCGTCGCTCTTCAACTTCACCGAGAAGAAACGGTTCCTCCGCGGCTGCCAGGTCCTCGCCCAGATTCACCACCACGAGTGCGTCATCGGCTACGTCGGGCACGGCAAGATCAACGGCTCCCATTACCTCCTGATGGAGTATGTCGAGGCCTCAAACCTGAAGCAGCTTTTCGCGCGCGACGATCCCATTCTGGCGGAGAACGTCGCGAACATTCTGATCGATTCGGCGCTGGCCCTGGAACACGTGCAGGACTGCGGGTTCATGCACCTGGATTTCAAACCGGAAAACGTGCTGGTCACGCGCAATGCCAGCGTGCGCCTGGTGGATTTCGATCTCGCCCAGCCCAAGCCAGACAAGCCGCGCAAGAGCGCCAATAATCCCGGCACTCCGGCGTACATGGCGCCGGAACAACTCTTGCGCCAGCCGTTCGATCATCGCGTGGATATTTTCGCTTACGGCGTTTCCGCGTACGAACTGTTGACCGGGCGAAAGCCGTTCCTTGGCGAAACGCCGGACGAGATTCTTCGCAAACAATTGGACCGGTCGCTCGATTTCGCCTCGCCTCGGGAGCTGAATGCGGACATCCCAGCCGCGCTCGAAAAGACCATTCTCAAATGCCTCGAACGTGATCCCGACAAGCGCTACCCCTTCATGAGCGTGCTGGTCCGCGACGTCCAGGCGGCGCTGTATCTCTGA
- a CDS encoding ribose-phosphate pyrophosphokinase, whose protein sequence is MKIFSGTSNLPLAKAIAASIGLELGKCTVSAFPDGETFVKIEENVRGEDVFIVQSSSPPTNHHLMELFIIMDALRRASASRITAVLPFYGYARQDRKDQPRVPITAKLVANLLVAAGANRILTMDLHAQQIQGFFDIPVDHLYAAPVMYEYLKAKQLPELVVVSPDVGGLKMAHAYSQVLEAGLAIVAKRRKNATDIEAMTVIGEIRGKTILLVDDLTETAGTLTAAAALLKRKGAKRILACVSHAILNDLGVKRLRNSNIDELITTDTVLRPVFDGIRITTLSVAGLLGEAMKRINTNSSVTSLFEFKGGRTD, encoded by the coding sequence GTGAAGATTTTTAGCGGGACTTCCAATCTGCCATTGGCCAAGGCCATCGCGGCGTCGATCGGCCTCGAACTCGGAAAATGCACCGTCAGCGCCTTTCCCGATGGCGAGACGTTCGTGAAGATCGAAGAGAACGTTCGAGGCGAAGATGTTTTCATCGTGCAATCCTCGTCTCCGCCGACAAACCATCACTTGATGGAGTTGTTCATCATAATGGACGCGCTGCGCCGGGCCAGCGCTTCTCGAATCACTGCGGTGCTCCCGTTTTATGGCTACGCCCGGCAGGATCGGAAAGATCAACCCCGCGTTCCGATTACCGCCAAGCTCGTGGCGAACCTGCTCGTCGCCGCCGGGGCGAACCGGATTCTGACCATGGACCTGCACGCGCAGCAGATTCAGGGGTTTTTCGACATCCCGGTGGACCACTTATACGCGGCGCCGGTCATGTACGAATACCTGAAGGCCAAGCAGTTGCCGGAATTGGTCGTCGTCAGTCCGGACGTAGGCGGGCTGAAGATGGCGCACGCTTATTCTCAGGTCCTGGAAGCGGGGTTGGCTATCGTGGCGAAGCGCCGGAAAAACGCCACGGACATCGAAGCCATGACCGTTATCGGGGAAATCCGCGGCAAGACGATTCTCCTGGTGGATGATTTGACCGAAACGGCGGGCACACTGACGGCGGCAGCGGCGTTGCTCAAGCGCAAGGGGGCCAAGCGGATTCTGGCCTGTGTTTCTCACGCGATCTTAAATGATCTGGGGGTCAAACGGCTCCGAAATTCTAATATTGACGAGTTGATAACGACTGATACTGTTCTGCGCCCTGTTTTTGACGGAATCAGGATTACCACGTTATCCGTGGCCGGTTTGTTGGGCGAAGCCATGAAGCGAATCAATACGAATTCGTCCGTGACTTCGCTCTTTGAGTTCAAGGGCGGGCGCACGGACTGA
- a CDS encoding 50S ribosomal protein L25 has protein sequence MKSVSLTAYPRSLTRRAGLKKVRASSRVPAVIYGRHNPPQNLEINQKDLEDLIHHSASENILLDLSVENDSKARRLALVQEVQHHPLSGKVLHLDLHEVVENEKVTVLVPVETVGEAAGVKTGGGVLEHVLFRLKVRALPKDLPEVITVDVSHLEVGHSIHIGEIKPPENAEILGDKKIVVLSVAMPKTEAQEAAEEAAAAAAPGEPEMIREKKEEGAAAPGEKGAEKAADKGAAKAPEKAADKGAEKAADKGEKKPEKKK, from the coding sequence ATGAAATCTGTATCATTGACAGCGTATCCTCGCTCGTTAACGCGGCGGGCCGGCTTGAAGAAAGTCCGGGCCAGTTCGCGCGTCCCGGCGGTCATTTACGGGCGCCATAATCCGCCGCAAAACCTCGAGATCAATCAGAAGGATCTCGAAGACTTGATCCACCACTCGGCTTCGGAAAACATTCTGCTCGACCTGTCAGTCGAGAATGACTCCAAAGCCCGGCGCCTGGCGCTTGTGCAGGAAGTTCAACACCATCCGTTGAGCGGAAAAGTCCTCCACCTTGACCTCCATGAAGTTGTTGAGAACGAGAAGGTCACTGTCCTGGTTCCCGTGGAAACCGTCGGCGAGGCCGCAGGCGTGAAGACCGGCGGCGGAGTCCTTGAACACGTCCTCTTCCGCCTCAAAGTCCGCGCTCTCCCCAAAGACCTTCCGGAAGTCATCACGGTGGATGTATCCCACCTCGAAGTCGGCCACTCCATTCACATCGGCGAGATTAAGCCGCCGGAAAACGCCGAGATTTTGGGCGACAAGAAAATCGTCGTGCTCTCCGTCGCCATGCCGAAGACCGAGGCCCAGGAAGCGGCCGAAGAGGCTGCCGCAGCGGCAGCACCGGGCGAACCCGAAATGATCCGCGAAAAGAAGGAAGAAGGGGCAGCCGCGCCCGGGGAAAAGGGGGCCGAGAAGGCCGCGGACAAAGGCGCAGCGAAAGCGCCGGAGAAGGCCGCCGACAAAGGCGCGGAGAAAGCTGCCGACAAAGGCGAAAAGAAGCCGGAGAAGAAAAAGTAA
- a CDS encoding aminoacyl-tRNA hydrolase: MENMYLIAGLGNPGAEYAETRHNVGFMALDRFAARLGASWQAQDRFQSRLARAELEDRKLLLGQPQTFMNGSGTAVRALADYFKVPVSRLLVVVDDADLPLGEIRMRTRGSTGGHHGLESVEQHLATRGYARLRIGVGRRTDGVREITDHVLGRFRREETKLLGLVLERAVLQMECWVMVGAQKAMNDFNGAVEAPSAKES, from the coding sequence ATGGAGAACATGTATCTCATCGCGGGATTGGGAAATCCGGGAGCCGAATATGCCGAAACGCGACACAACGTCGGCTTCATGGCACTGGATCGGTTTGCCGCTCGGTTGGGCGCAAGCTGGCAGGCGCAAGACCGATTTCAGTCTCGCCTGGCGCGCGCGGAACTTGAAGATCGGAAACTGTTGCTCGGTCAGCCGCAGACCTTCATGAATGGCAGCGGCACGGCGGTCCGGGCGCTGGCGGATTACTTCAAGGTTCCTGTCAGCCGGCTGCTGGTCGTCGTGGACGACGCCGATTTGCCGCTGGGCGAGATTCGGATGCGGACGCGCGGCAGCACCGGCGGGCATCACGGTCTGGAATCGGTTGAGCAGCACTTGGCCACGCGGGGATACGCGCGGTTGAGGATCGGGGTAGGCCGGCGGACAGATGGCGTCCGTGAGATCACCGATCACGTGCTGGGGAGATTTCGGCGAGAAGAAACGAAGTTGTTGGGACTGGTGCTGGAACGCGCCGTTCTCCAGATGGAATGCTGGGTCATGGTCGGTGCGCAGAAGGCAATGAATGATTTTAACGGAGCCGTCGAAGCTCCATCCGCAAAGGAAAGTTAA
- a CDS encoding 30S ribosomal protein S6: MKKYEGLFILNTAGREEGIKETIDKISAEIAAAGGKVETVQKMDKRPFARVADKKLSSGFYVNVIFESQPSALASLRSRFALNEEVFRVVFTSAPAPKKAAA; this comes from the coding sequence GTGAAAAAATACGAAGGCTTGTTCATACTGAATACCGCCGGACGGGAAGAAGGCATCAAAGAGACGATCGATAAGATCTCCGCCGAAATCGCCGCTGCGGGCGGCAAAGTCGAAACCGTGCAAAAGATGGACAAACGTCCGTTCGCGCGGGTGGCGGACAAGAAACTCAGCTCCGGATTCTACGTGAACGTGATTTTCGAGAGCCAGCCGTCCGCCCTCGCCTCGCTCCGCAGCCGGTTCGCCCTCAATGAAGAGGTGTTCCGCGTTGTCTTCACCTCGGCGCCCGCGCCCAAGAAGGCCGCCGCCTGA
- the ssb gene encoding single-stranded DNA-binding protein, with protein MAGYNKVILIGNLTRDPELRYTPKGLAIAKLGLAVNRSWRDSASGELKEEVTFVDIDAFGKQAETLGQYMKKGSPLMVEGRLRLETWEDKQTNQKRSKLGVVLEAFQFLDSRSNREPGNPEAPRSRPPASPAAATTPAAEGETPPEEDDVPF; from the coding sequence ATGGCGGGCTACAACAAAGTGATTTTGATCGGGAATCTGACCCGTGATCCCGAGTTGCGCTACACCCCGAAAGGCCTGGCCATTGCCAAGCTCGGACTGGCCGTCAATCGGTCCTGGCGGGATTCGGCTTCCGGCGAGTTGAAGGAAGAAGTGACTTTCGTGGACATCGACGCCTTTGGAAAACAAGCCGAGACCCTGGGCCAATACATGAAGAAGGGCAGTCCGCTCATGGTGGAAGGCCGCTTGCGCCTGGAAACCTGGGAGGACAAACAAACCAATCAAAAACGAAGCAAACTCGGCGTCGTCCTGGAAGCGTTTCAATTTCTCGATTCGCGCAGCAACCGCGAACCCGGAAACCCGGAGGCGCCCCGAAGCCGCCCGCCGGCCTCGCCGGCCGCGGCCACAACGCCCGCCGCAGAGGGAGAAACGCCGCCAGAGGAAGACGATGTTCCATTCTGA
- a CDS encoding 50S ribosomal protein L9 — MPKTQVILTHNVIGLGAESDQVKVAAGFARNYLFPQGLAIPLTGANKRRLEVLRQRRAEREAHDLNSMTELSQSLSKLTLVLAVKTGEDGKMFGSVTAGTIADELKHQFEAAVDKRKIHLPQPIKKLGDYEVELRLHADVTTTLKVRVESSTPLPTPPAAAAPAKESAAAKPGTEKASATKGEGKRERTDRPPRGAKPEKARTAS; from the coding sequence ATGCCGAAGACACAAGTTATCCTGACACACAACGTAATCGGGCTGGGGGCTGAATCCGACCAGGTCAAGGTCGCCGCCGGCTTCGCCCGCAATTATTTGTTCCCGCAAGGACTCGCCATTCCGCTAACCGGGGCTAACAAGCGCCGCCTGGAGGTCTTGCGCCAGCGCCGCGCGGAACGCGAAGCCCATGATTTGAACAGCATGACGGAGTTGAGCCAGAGCCTCTCCAAGTTGACACTCGTCCTCGCTGTCAAAACGGGCGAAGACGGGAAAATGTTCGGTTCGGTCACGGCCGGGACCATCGCGGACGAACTCAAGCATCAGTTCGAGGCCGCGGTCGATAAGAGAAAGATTCATCTGCCTCAGCCGATCAAGAAGCTCGGCGATTACGAGGTGGAACTGCGTTTGCATGCGGATGTCACCACGACTCTGAAAGTCCGCGTCGAGAGTTCGACGCCGCTGCCCACTCCGCCCGCCGCAGCCGCACCGGCAAAGGAGTCCGCAGCCGCGAAGCCGGGGACGGAGAAAGCCTCTGCCACGAAAGGCGAAGGCAAACGCGAGCGCACGGATCGGCCACCGCGAGGCGCAAAACCTGAGAAAGCCCGCACGGCTTCGTGA
- a CDS encoding enoyl-ACP reductase encodes MSFLAGKLGVVFGVANKRSIAWAIAQAWHRAGAKLAFTYQGERLKENVAELAGTFGQDTLILPCDVTRDEEIAKVFSEVGAKFGKLHLLLHSVAFAPREALEGDFLNTSREAFRVAHDVSAYSLIALARAAAPLMTEGGSIVAMTYYGSEKVVPHYNVMGVAKASLEASARYLAYDLGPQKIRVNCLSAGPMNTLAARGIAGFTDMLKHYEAHAPLKRNVLPDELGAAGTFLASDGAAAITGQVIYVDSGYQIMGM; translated from the coding sequence ATGTCATTTCTCGCAGGAAAACTCGGCGTTGTCTTCGGCGTGGCGAACAAACGGTCCATCGCCTGGGCCATCGCTCAGGCCTGGCATCGCGCCGGCGCGAAACTGGCGTTCACCTACCAGGGCGAGCGTCTGAAGGAGAACGTCGCAGAACTCGCCGGCACGTTCGGGCAGGACACGCTGATTCTGCCGTGCGATGTCACCCGCGACGAAGAGATCGCCAAAGTTTTCTCCGAAGTCGGCGCCAAGTTCGGCAAACTTCATTTGTTGCTTCATTCCGTTGCCTTTGCGCCCCGGGAAGCGCTGGAAGGAGATTTCCTCAACACCAGCCGCGAAGCCTTCCGAGTCGCCCATGATGTCAGCGCGTACTCGTTGATTGCGCTGGCGCGCGCCGCCGCGCCGTTGATGACGGAGGGCGGCAGTATCGTGGCGATGACTTACTACGGATCTGAGAAAGTCGTCCCGCATTACAACGTCATGGGGGTTGCCAAAGCTTCGTTGGAAGCCAGCGCGCGCTACCTGGCCTACGATCTGGGGCCGCAAAAAATCCGCGTCAACTGCCTCAGCGCCGGCCCGATGAACACGCTGGCCGCGCGCGGCATCGCCGGCTTCACGGACATGCTCAAGCATTATGAGGCGCACGCGCCGCTCAAGCGCAATGTCCTGCCGGATGAACTCGGCGCCGCGGGAACGTTTCTCGCCAGCGACGGCGCCGCCGCGATCACCGGCCAGGTCATCTACGTCGATAGCGGCTATCAGATCATGGGGATGTAG